A genomic window from Quercus lobata isolate SW786 chromosome 10, ValleyOak3.0 Primary Assembly, whole genome shotgun sequence includes:
- the LOC115964217 gene encoding uncharacterized protein LOC115964217 produces the protein MDAQNLHEGALAFPQSVPMNIILWNCRGALNPCFHVALKNLIDTHSPSIVIVTETCVGEEREKDIMDRLPFDGAIHADSIGYSGGIWVLWKSDVVEITQLAKTEQEIHVLSSSDKLGGNPLNSRRVQMFKDCLDSCDMVDLGFQGPRFTWDNKREVGHFIQERLDRGFTNSKWRGMYLEAAIHHFARTHSDHCPVLLKLEDHGPSNLSRPFHFQPMWMSHPLFPCVVTNSWIENDPLKLNVEKFIANVKIWNREVFGDIFHRKKRIEARLRGIQTSIADRQNEYLLNLECQLRQEYFEVLQYEEEFWSVKSRLEVKEGLWSLKPLKAPGPDGIHARFFQAYWQQVGNSMVNEVLKVFQNSTIPPYLNETLITLIPKHPRADCLASFRPISLCNTVYKVVTKIIVKRFRPLLPKLISSLQTAFVLGRLGLDNMIIAQELIPQELIHTMTLKKGKTGFMAIKIDLEKTYDRLEWHFIRDVLELLQGVLDNETPSPPTCSSCVWKCLRSSCWRCGEKLWDPVCASRGGLAFSHLFCADDLILFVKADLKNCISVRETLDTFCELSGQKVSLNKSKVYFSPNTSLETRKELSEVLGIHSTPNLGKYLGFPIKHPGSSSQDFNFVVERVQNKLQGWKASLLSMAGRVVIAQSVLSTIPAYVMQGGLAGCGGLLRDSKGHWIVSFVKSTCANSSIAAELLALREGLSLCVERDCHAVEIELDASAAISLVACNVNSYGDLSGLVDDCKELLLRLSQAKLSHYSREANFCADALAKMGSFPQICP, from the exons ATGGATGCTCAGAATCTGCATGAAGGAGCTCTAGCTTTCCCCCAATCTGTCCCAATGAATATTATTCTGTGGAATTGTAGGGGGGCTTTAAACCCCTGTTTTCATGTTGCTCTGAAGAATTTGATTGATACCCACTCTCCCTCAATTGTGATTGTTACAGAAACATGTGTTGGTGAAGAGAGGGAAAAGGATATCATGGATAGGCTTCCTTTTGATGGGGCCATACACGCTGACAGCATTGGATACTCGGGTGGTATTTGGGTGCTGTGGAAGTCCGATGTTGTTGAGATTACACAATTAGCAAAAACAGAACAGGAAATTCACGTGTTGTCAAG TAGTGACAAGTTGGGAGGGAATCCTCTAAATTCTAGACGGGTTCAAATGTTTAAGGATTGCTTGGATTCTTGTGATATGGTGGACCTGGGCTTTCAAGGGCCTCGTTTCACATGGGATAACAAAAGGGAGGTGGGTCATTTTATTCAGGAGAGGTTGGACAGGGGATTTACTAACTCTAAGTGGAGAGGTATGTATCTGGAAGCAGCAATACACCATTTCGCCCGCACTCACTCGGACCACTGCCCTGTTTTGCTTAAGTTGGAGGATCACGGGCCTTCTAACTTGAGTAGGCCCTTTCATTTCCAGCCCATGTGGATGTCACACCCTCTCTTTCCATGTGTTGTAACAAACTCGTGGATTGAAAATGATCCCCTTAAGCTAAATGTTGAGAAGTTCATAGCTAATGTTAAGATTTGGAACAGAGAAGTTTTTGGAGACATCTTTCATAGGAAGAAGAGAATCGAGGCTAGACTTAGAGGAATCCAAACAAGTATTGCTGATAGGCAAAATGAATATCTCCTAAATCTGGAATGCCAACTTAGACAGGAGTATTTTGAAGTACTTCAATATGAGGAGGAATTCTGGTCTGTAAAATCCAG ATTGGAAGTGAAGGAGGGGTTGTGGAGCCTTAAGCCCCTTAAAGCCCCAGGGCCTGATGGGATTCATGCGAGGTTTTTCCAAGCATACTGGCAGCAAGTAGGTAACTCAATGGTGAATGAAGTGCTCAAGGTGTTCCAAAATTCCACCATCCCCCCCTATCTAAATGAGACCCTTATTACTCTCATCCCTAAGCATCCAAGGGCAGACTGTCTGGCTTCTTTTAGACCGATAAGCCTTTGTAACACAGTGTACAAAGTGGTCACTAAGATTATAGTCAAGAGATTTCGACCTTTGTTGCCCAAACTTATTTCGTCCCTCCAAACCGCCTTTGTTCTGGGAAGGTTAGGGTTGGACAATATGATCATCGCCCAAGAGCTCATCCCCCAAGAGCTCATCCATACAATGACCCTCAAAAAGGGGAAGACAGGGTTTATGGCCATTAAAATCGACTTGGAGAAAACTTATGATAGACTTGAGTGGCACTTTATTAGGGATGTTCTTGAGCT CCTTCAAGGGGTATTAGACAATGAGACCCCCTCTCCCCCTACTTGTTCATCATGTGTATGGAAGTGCTTGCGTTCCTCATGTTGGAGATGTGGGGAGAAGTTATGGGATCCGGTTTGTGCTTCAAGGGGTGGGCTTGCCTTTTCCCATCTCTTCTGCGCCGATGACCTTATTCTGTTTGTAAAAGCTGATTTGAAGAATTGCATTAGTGTAAGAGAGACTTTGGATACCTTCTGTGAATTATCGGGTCAGAAAGTTAGTTTGAATAAGTCTAAAGTCTATTTCTCTCCTAACACTAGTCTAGAAACGAGGAAGGAGTTGAGTGAGGTGCTTGGCATTCACTCGACCCCAAATCTTGGCAAGTACTTGGGCTTCCCGATAAAGCATCCGGGCTCATCATCtcaagattttaattttgtggtgGAAAGGGTGCAAAACAAGCTACAAGGCTGGAAAGCTAGCCTATTATCAATGGCAGGAAGGGTAGTGATTGCCCAATCTGTTCTTTCAACCATCCCTGCTTATGTGATGCAGGG TGGGCTCGCGGGGTGTGGTGGTCTTCTTAGAGACAGTAAGGGCCATTGGATTGTGAGTTTTGTTAAGTCCACCTGTGCAAACTCAAGCATTGCCGCGGAGCTGTTGGCCTTGAGGGAAGGGCTGAGTCTGTGCGTTGAAAGGGACTGTCATGCTGTGGAAATAGAACTTGATGCTTCCGCAGCAATTTCCTTAGTTGCTTGCAATGTCAACTCTTATGGAGACTTGTCTGGTCTTGTTGATGATTGCAAGGAATTGTTGCTGCGGTTGTCTCAAGCTAAATTATCTCACTATTCCAGGGAAGCAAATTTTTGTGCTGATGCTTTGGCAAAAATGGGATCGTTTCCTCAGATATGTCCTTAG
- the LOC115965694 gene encoding calcium-binding protein CML37-like produces the protein MRKSEDLEQVFHYFDEDGDGKVSASDLRHGLSLMGGDLFSKEIEVAMEALDSDGDGFLGLEDFIGLMEGGEEEEKIKDLREAFAMYDMEGCGFITPKSLKRMLSRLGDSKSIEECRVMINQFDLNGDGVLSFEEFRIMML, from the coding sequence ATGAGGAAATCTGAAGACCTTGAGCAAGTTTTCCATTACTTTGATGAAGATGGTGATGGGAAAGTATCAGCCTCCGACTTGAGACATGGCTTGAGTCTTATGGGTGGAGACCTATTTTCAAAAGAGATTGAGGTCGCAATGGAGGCATTGGATTCTGATGGAGATGGTTTCTTGGGTTTAGAAGATTTTATTGGGCTAatggaaggaggagaagaggaagagaagatAAAGGATTTGAGAGAGGCTTTTGCAATGTATGATATGGAAGGTTGTGGCTTTATTACACCCAAGAGTTTGAAAAGAATGCTCAGCAGATTGGGTGACTCAAAGTCGATTGAAGAGTGCAGAGTGATGATCAATCAGTTTGATTTGAATGGAGATGGTGTGCTTAGTTTTGAAGAATTTAGAATTATGATGCTGTAA